A region from the Ciconia boyciana chromosome 1, ASM3463844v1, whole genome shotgun sequence genome encodes:
- the CREBZF gene encoding CREB/ATF bZIP transcription factor has protein sequence MRHSLTQLLAASSGGASPSGAVWPLAGAGQTPRGRDGGGEGDPGPARPKQQQPPRREAGALEPRRQEKEPEAPGGPLEVWEQEDWFPGLELGDLLEAARPDWDLDAELSGCFCGEPEPLPPPGQGQRPAAPGRRNGGAGSRLKAAAAARLNRLKKKQYVLGLESRLQGLAAENRQLRDRNRGLSRRLRELERESSYLRAVLANQSALGQLLSRLAGIRAGGLQLSTSLFRDTGSPRRHHHHLQPAGESSDHDYALPSSRPPSLEEAAVVTEEEWAAPGGICLHVDRDQVSVEFCSICARRAAASFKIFSFRCLPCQAPLCRG, from the exons atgcGCCACAGCCTCACCCAGCTGCTGGCGGCCTCCTCCGGCGGAGCGAGCCCCTCGGGCGCCGTCTGGCCGCTAGCCGGCGCGGGGCAGACCCCGAGAGGGCGGGATGGCGGCGGGGAAGGGGATCCGGGCCCCGCGCGGCCCAAACAACAGCagccgccgcggcgggaggcgggcgcCTTGGAGCCGCGGCGGCAGGAGAAGGAACCGGAGGCGCCCGGTGGCCCGCTGGAGGTGTGGGAGCAAGAGGACTGGTTcccggggctggagctgggagaCCTGCTGGAGGCGGCCCGGCCGGACTGGGACCTGGACGCGGAGCTGAGCGGCTGCTTCTGTGGGGAACCGGAgccgctgcccccgccgggCCAGGGCCAGAGGCCGGCGGCGCCCGGGCGGAGGAACGGCGGGGCTGGGAGCCGGCtgaaggcggcggcggcggcgcggctgAACCGGCTGAAGAAGAAGCAGTAcgtgctggggctggagagccGCCTCCAGGGCCTGGCTGCTGAGAACCGGCAGCTGCGGGACCGCAACCGCGGCCTGAGCCGCCGCCTGCGAGAGCTGGAGCGGGAGAGCAGCTACCTGCGGGCCGTGCTGGCTAACCAGAGCGCTCTAGGGCAGCTCCTGAGCCGCTTAGCCGGGATCCGCGCCGGCgggctgcagctcagcaccagCCTCTTCAGGGACacgggcagcccccgccgccatcaccaccacctccagccCGCCGGCGAGAGCAGCGACCACGACTACGCCCTCCCCAGCTCCCGGCCTCCCAGCCTGGAGGAGGCGGCGGTGGTGACGGAGGAGGAGTGGGCGGCCCCCGGCGGGATCTGCCTCCACGTGGACCGGGATCAGGTGTCGGTGGAGTTCTGCTCCATCTGTGCTCGGCGAGCGGCGGCCTCCTTCAAAAT TTTCTCTTTTAGGTGCTTGCCCTGCCAGGCTCCGTTGTGTAGGGGTTAA
- the CCDC89 gene encoding LOW QUALITY PROTEIN: coiled-coil domain-containing protein 89 (The sequence of the model RefSeq protein was modified relative to this genomic sequence to represent the inferred CDS: inserted 2 bases in 1 codon; substituted 2 bases at 2 genomic stop codons): MALGEREAGMANPTSDPETGKDMEDLTKGLEELCESPKEKSEKALLHSCLEQQHHLICMLKKKADDACKCCKSLEQLNMELEKXRTEDAVKMKTQTQRIQHLEGRFMDLANNHEKTIQIKDEHRKRHMQLWEEKKHLQQENETLFSQTVREKEAEVLQLTAQARKLSQQLGSLQEKCTXERHRAWERGKELPEAQSQQASACAWEVNSLKKQLQCLQKCQRIVAQAGHAESAEGSGQRAVGQAGGGKQEEERLLNLAMERDKALQDTQWEIQQLGKKLESAEKARQXAGKHLVKEAAAVDNDLKVQELQRQLESSNQAYHKLSLQFDAYSKHRTDLLTKERAPNIKLCHFIA; encoded by the exons ATGGCTCTGGGTGAGAGAGAGGCAGGGATGGCCAACCCCACAAGTGATCCAGAGACCGGCAAAGACATGGAAGATCTGACAAAAGGCCTGGAGGAACTCTGCGAGAGCCCTAAAGAGAAGAGTGAGAAGGCTCTGCTACATTCATGCCTAGAACAGCAGCACCACCTTATCTgtatgctgaagaaaaaagcagacgATGCATGCAAATGCTGCAAAAGCCTGGAGCAGCTCAACATGGAGCTGGAGAA CAGGACAGAGgatgctgtgaaaatgaaaacccaGACCCAACGGATTCAGCACTTGGAGGGGCGCTTCATGGATCTGGCCAACAACCACGAAAAAACGATCCAGATCAAGGATGAACACAGGAAGCGGCATATGCAGCTGTGGGAGGAGAAGAAGCACCTGCAGCAGGAGAACGAAACGCTCTTCAGCCAGACTGTGAGGGAGAAGGAAGCTGAAGTGCTCCAGCTCACTGCCCAGGCCAGAAAGCTCTCGCAGCAGTTAGGCTCCTTACAGGAGAAATGCACTTAGGAGCGTCACAGAGCTTGGGAGCGAGGAAAGGAGCTGCCAGAAGCTCAGAGCCAGCAAGCAAGTGCCTGTGCCTGGGAAGTCAATTCACTAAAAAAACAGCTACAATGCCTACAGAAGTGCCAACGAATTGTTGCACAGGCAGGGCATGCAGAGTCAGCAGAGGGCTCAGGGCAGCGAGCTGTAGGCCAAGCTGGAGGGGGCAAACAGGAGGAAGAGCGACTACTGAACCTTGCCATGGAGAGGGACAAGGCTCTGCAAGATACCCAATGGGAAAttcagcagctggggaagaagctgGAGAGTGCAGAAAAAGCCAGGCAGTGAGCAGGAAAGCACCTTGTgaaagaggcagcagcagtggacAATGACCTGAAGGTCCAAGAGCTCCAACGACAGCTCGAAAGCAGTAACCAGGCATACCACAAACTCTCGCTGCAGTTTGATGCTTACAGCAAGCACAGGACGGATTTACTGACTAAAGAAAGAGCGCCGAATATCAAACTCTGTCATTTTATTGCGTAA